Proteins found in one Amycolatopsis aidingensis genomic segment:
- a CDS encoding endo-alpha-N-acetylgalactosaminidase family protein, which translates to MSLRLRAARVTGLLAAVLLTAGLLTAVSAPAGARPELLRISSAELEVTLGGSFPYVAGYTDRATGATLAGRTTPLDRITVDGRSYQVTGTGRVGADGAARYSLAVEGEPGARIDASIRVQGRATTFRVDRIVETGSFRVGILDIPGHDLVSVASTQPGAATAFTRLDPDSTRTADRFAEVTADTPVQERPVGATYGIVHTDRLAAAVETNSTYDRPAGETDRDAARLWHQARAEGEGVRVGVWSGQWTHRADTATETEELPWAKVVVTPDANGDGRVNWQDGAIAFRDIAIDPLGAEGTAERVVTHIPFNFASQATHPFPRTLDDVKRISLATDGLGQLAILKGYGAEGHDSAHPDYGGHYNERAGGLAGLNTLLRAGQGWNADFGVHVNATESYPEAHAFDETLVDPDREGWDWLNQSYYIDQRRDQVSGDLMRRFAQLRQETHPNLDFLYIDVFYPFGWLADNLLRDLDAQGWRVGTEWSDKLERSSLWSHWANDLDYGGKTNKGLNSKIIRFIRNHQKDVWNAHPILGNSRIEEFEGWRGEVDWNVFYANIWEHNLPAKFLQQQKILQWTEQEIRFTGGVRGTETDGTRRLYSGDAKVLEGDSYLLPWQDGEKLYHYNATGGRTSWRLPESVRGSLFLSKYRLTETGRKFERILPALDGSVTLDAEPGTPYVLYPGFAPWQQRPDWGEGTPVRDPGFNAGDLRSWRPRGEVRVHRTGRGHQVAEFGSGAGRIEQRLGRLAPGAYSASAWIEVEPGSTRRAELSVRSRDARPVTAFVKSSTAENFVAADEKHGSYFQRVRVLFDVTERDSRPVLRIAAGAGDARVRIDDIRVVRTERASREGTLVFEDFEHVDQGWWPFVKGDAGGATDPRTHLAERNEPYTQRGWNGKLVDNVLDGEWSLKAHEENTGLVYRTVPQSVRFEPGHRYRVEFDYQNGRAGEYSWVLGTDEGSTSTQLRATPLGERHATTRFAQEFTVDGPGAHWVGLRKHPGDADQADLILDNFTVTDLGPANP; encoded by the coding sequence ATGTCGCTTCGCCTGCGCGCTGCTCGGGTCACCGGCCTGCTCGCCGCGGTCCTGCTGACCGCCGGGCTGCTGACGGCGGTATCCGCCCCGGCGGGAGCGCGGCCGGAGCTGTTGCGGATCTCCTCAGCGGAGCTGGAGGTCACCCTCGGCGGCTCGTTCCCGTACGTCGCCGGCTACACCGACCGGGCGACCGGCGCGACCCTGGCCGGGCGCACCACCCCGCTGGACCGGATCACCGTGGACGGCCGCTCGTACCAGGTGACCGGCACCGGGCGGGTCGGCGCGGACGGGGCGGCGCGCTACTCGCTGGCCGTCGAGGGGGAGCCGGGGGCACGCATCGACGCCTCGATCCGCGTCCAGGGCAGGGCGACCACCTTCCGGGTGGACCGGATCGTGGAGACCGGATCCTTCCGGGTCGGCATCCTGGACATCCCCGGTCACGACCTGGTGTCGGTGGCCAGCACGCAGCCCGGCGCGGCCACCGCCTTCACCCGGCTGGACCCGGACTCCACCCGCACCGCGGACCGGTTCGCCGAGGTGACCGCCGACACCCCGGTGCAGGAGCGCCCGGTCGGCGCCACCTACGGCATCGTGCACACCGACCGGCTCGCCGCCGCGGTGGAGACGAACTCGACCTACGACCGGCCCGCGGGCGAGACCGACCGGGACGCGGCCCGGCTGTGGCACCAGGCGCGTGCCGAGGGCGAGGGTGTGCGGGTGGGGGTGTGGAGCGGGCAGTGGACCCACCGCGCCGACACCGCCACCGAGACCGAGGAACTGCCCTGGGCGAAGGTCGTGGTCACCCCGGACGCCAACGGCGACGGCAGGGTGAACTGGCAGGACGGCGCCATCGCCTTCCGGGACATCGCGATCGACCCGCTCGGTGCGGAGGGGACGGCGGAGCGGGTGGTCACCCATATCCCGTTCAACTTCGCCAGCCAGGCGACCCACCCGTTCCCGCGCACCCTGGACGACGTGAAGCGGATCTCGCTGGCCACCGACGGGCTGGGGCAGCTGGCGATCCTGAAGGGCTACGGCGCGGAGGGGCACGACTCGGCGCACCCGGACTACGGCGGCCACTACAACGAGCGCGCCGGCGGGCTGGCGGGGCTGAACACGCTGCTGCGCGCGGGGCAGGGGTGGAACGCCGACTTCGGGGTGCATGTCAACGCGACCGAGTCCTACCCGGAGGCGCATGCCTTCGACGAGACCCTGGTCGACCCGGACCGCGAGGGCTGGGACTGGCTGAACCAGTCGTACTACATCGACCAGCGCAGGGACCAGGTGTCCGGGGACCTCATGCGCCGGTTCGCGCAACTGCGCCAGGAGACCCATCCGAACCTGGACTTCCTCTACATCGACGTGTTCTATCCCTTCGGCTGGCTGGCCGACAACCTGCTGCGTGATCTGGACGCGCAGGGCTGGCGGGTCGGTACCGAGTGGTCGGACAAGCTGGAGCGCTCCTCGCTGTGGTCGCACTGGGCCAATGACCTCGACTATGGCGGGAAGACCAACAAGGGGCTGAACTCGAAGATCATCCGGTTCATCCGCAACCACCAGAAGGATGTCTGGAACGCGCATCCGATCCTGGGTAACAGCCGGATCGAGGAGTTCGAGGGCTGGCGTGGCGAGGTGGACTGGAACGTCTTCTACGCCAACATCTGGGAACACAACCTGCCGGCCAAGTTCCTGCAACAGCAAAAGATTCTACAGTGGACTGAGCAGGAGATCCGGTTCACCGGCGGGGTTCGCGGGACCGAGACGGACGGAACCCGGCGGCTGTACTCCGGGGATGCCAAGGTGCTCGAAGGGGACTCCTACCTGTTGCCGTGGCAGGATGGCGAGAAGCTGTATCACTACAATGCCACCGGCGGCCGCACCAGCTGGCGGCTGCCCGAGTCGGTGCGTGGTTCGCTGTTCCTCAGCAAGTACCGGCTGACCGAGACCGGGCGGAAATTCGAGCGGATTCTGCCCGCCCTGGACGGTTCGGTCACCCTGGACGCCGAGCCCGGCACCCCGTACGTGCTGTACCCCGGCTTCGCGCCCTGGCAGCAGCGCCCGGACTGGGGCGAGGGAACGCCCGTGCGCGACCCCGGGTTCAACGCGGGTGACCTGCGTTCCTGGCGGCCGCGGGGCGAGGTCCGGGTGCACCGCACCGGCCGGGGGCACCAGGTGGCCGAGTTCGGCTCCGGTGCGGGCCGGATCGAACAACGGTTGGGCAGGCTGGCGCCGGGTGCCTACAGCGCCTCGGCCTGGATCGAGGTGGAACCGGGCAGCACCCGCCGCGCGGAGCTGTCGGTGCGTTCACGGGACGCCCGGCCGGTGACGGCGTTCGTGAAGTCCTCGACGGCGGAGAACTTCGTGGCCGCCGACGAGAAGCACGGTAGTTACTTCCAGCGGGTCCGGGTGCTGTTCGACGTTACCGAGCGGGACAGTCGCCCGGTGCTGCGGATCGCCGCTGGTGCGGGGGACGCGCGGGTGCGGATCGACGACATCCGGGTGGTGCGCACCGAACGTGCGTCCAGGGAAGGCACCCTGGTGTTCGAGGACTTCGAGCACGTGGACCAGGGCTGGTGGCCGTTCGTGAAGGGGGACGCCGGCGGCGCCACCGACCCGCGCACCCATCTGGCCGAACGGAACGAGCCGTACACCCAGCGCGGCTGGAACGGCAAGCTGGTGGACAACGTGCTGGACGGAGAGTGGTCCCTGAAGGCGCACGAGGAGAACACCGGGCTGGTGTACCGGACGGTCCCGCAGAGCGTGCGGTTCGAGCCCGGCCACCGCTACCGGGTGGAGTTCGACTACCAGAACGGCCGGGCGGGGGAGTACTCCTGGGTGCTCGGCACCGACGAGGGCAGCACCTCGACCCAGTTGCGCGCCACCCCCCTCGGCGAGCGGCACGCGACCACCCGGTTCGCCCAGGAGTTCACCGTGGACGGACCCGGCGCCCATTGGGTCGGCCTGCGCAAGCACCCCGGCGACGCCGATCAGGCCGACCTCATCCTGGACAACTTCACCGTCACCGACCTCGGCCCCGCGAACCCCTGA
- a CDS encoding NUDIX hydrolase, producing the protein MPDRHLIDVHVLLTRDAELLLTRRRGGAFDGMWHLPSGKLDAAEDVLTAAAREADEEVGVMIDPNDLALVHTIHVNGSGPEPRLGLFFATERWIGEPSNREPDKCSDLGWFDLLSLPAELIEYPAAGIRGYHHGIPFSIMGWSALSPTPRRSTSKRSALAR; encoded by the coding sequence GTGCCTGACCGCCACCTCATCGACGTCCACGTCCTGCTCACCCGTGACGCCGAGTTGTTGCTCACCAGGCGCCGGGGCGGAGCCTTCGACGGTATGTGGCACCTCCCATCCGGCAAGCTCGACGCAGCCGAAGACGTGCTCACCGCCGCCGCCCGCGAAGCCGATGAAGAGGTCGGCGTGATGATCGACCCCAACGACCTCGCACTCGTGCACACCATCCACGTCAACGGCTCCGGCCCCGAGCCGCGCCTTGGGCTCTTCTTCGCCACAGAACGCTGGATCGGGGAACCGTCCAACCGCGAACCGGACAAGTGCTCCGACCTCGGCTGGTTCGACCTCCTCAGCCTCCCCGCCGAGCTGATCGAGTACCCAGCCGCCGGTATCCGGGGCTACCACCACGGCATCCCGTTCTCCATCATGGGCTGGAGCGCGCTCAGCCCGACCCCGCGACGATCCACGTCTAAGCGATCCGCACTCGCCAGGTGA
- a CDS encoding helix-turn-helix domain-containing protein, with protein sequence MAKLRTARKLLLGREIAHMIESAGLSQTEAGEIIESSQSRIAGLISGAGTIAVGDLELLANRLGFTDEGYKEALRELRRDNHRRGFWSTGHNRAYSEDLRLLIDLEKHADQIRSNEVEVVPGLAQTEAYARALHADQVEIEGVTVDDRVAARLARQDILDKDEPPTLHFVLSESCLRRMWAPVEVMRDQIEHLIALSDRPNVMIQVMPFRTPPGRRCPISNRFVLLRVPSPGEAGPLELAYTEGEGEIRYLDDKKALAAHDAAWARLTNVALRFDETREFLREISREYTEEMNTPTPQGDRR encoded by the coding sequence ATGGCCAAGTTGCGTACCGCCAGGAAGCTCCTGCTGGGCCGCGAGATCGCGCACATGATCGAGTCCGCGGGCCTCTCCCAGACCGAAGCCGGGGAGATCATCGAGTCCAGCCAGAGCCGGATCGCCGGGCTGATCAGCGGCGCGGGCACGATCGCCGTCGGTGACCTCGAACTGCTGGCCAACCGACTGGGGTTCACCGACGAGGGTTACAAGGAGGCGCTGCGCGAGCTGCGCCGGGACAACCACCGGCGCGGTTTCTGGTCCACCGGCCACAACCGGGCCTACTCCGAGGACCTGCGGCTGCTGATCGACCTGGAGAAGCACGCCGACCAGATCCGCTCGAACGAGGTCGAGGTGGTGCCCGGCCTGGCGCAGACCGAGGCGTATGCCAGGGCGCTCCATGCCGACCAGGTCGAGATCGAAGGCGTCACGGTCGATGACCGCGTGGCCGCTCGGCTGGCCCGGCAGGACATCCTGGACAAGGACGAGCCGCCGACGCTCCACTTCGTACTGAGCGAGTCCTGCCTGCGCCGGATGTGGGCCCCGGTAGAAGTCATGCGGGACCAGATCGAGCACCTGATCGCGCTGTCCGACCGGCCGAACGTGATGATCCAGGTGATGCCGTTCCGCACCCCGCCCGGCCGCCGCTGCCCGATCAGCAACCGCTTCGTGCTGCTGCGCGTCCCCTCGCCGGGCGAGGCCGGTCCGCTCGAGCTCGCCTACACCGAGGGTGAGGGCGAGATCCGCTACCTGGACGACAAGAAGGCGCTGGCCGCGCACGACGCGGCCTGGGCCCGGCTGACCAATGTCGCGCTGCGCTTCGACGAGACCCGCGAGTTCCTGCGGGAGATCTCACGCGAGTACACCGAAGAGATGAACACCCCCACCCCACAGGGAGATCGCAGATGA
- a CDS encoding DUF397 domain-containing protein: MTATAPPRFAERDFRKATRSDPDKNCVCVARRDGWVELRDSKTAFGAADDHRLVFTAEEFDAYLAGARAGETDGRCLVVAGRADGKYVFRRRAGELRLVFTAAEVAAFRDGIIKGEFDPAAYAGA, encoded by the coding sequence ATGACCGCTACCGCACCGCCGAGGTTCGCCGAGCGGGACTTCCGCAAGGCGACGCGCAGTGACCCCGACAAGAACTGCGTATGCGTGGCCCGCAGGGACGGCTGGGTCGAGCTGCGGGACTCCAAGACCGCCTTCGGCGCGGCCGATGATCATCGGCTGGTGTTCACCGCCGAGGAGTTCGACGCCTATCTGGCCGGCGCCCGCGCGGGCGAGACCGATGGCCGGTGCCTGGTGGTCGCGGGCCGGGCGGACGGCAAGTACGTCTTCCGCCGCCGTGCTGGGGAACTGCGGCTGGTCTTCACCGCGGCCGAGGTCGCGGCGTTCCGGGACGGCATCATCAAGGGGGAGTTCGACCCGGCGGCCTACGCCGGGGCCTAG
- a CDS encoding LVIVD repeat-containing protein — MVPRRGIARSGLVLTLAAATAFSAPAAFACDSEHVPGGGHAAAAEPRSTPATSESKNVRHLGNVPDAQGAISMQFLQYGRGHRKRDVMLVSGQFGLKSYDLTDDPARPKALGELSMPGMWETEDTVVDPKRKLVFLARDPRAFGGNTDNGESGIYVVDASDPANLSTLSYVRVPAGHTTTCVNDCRYLWTGGPAKADSMPEEWGGRPIWVTDIRDPRNPRVFPEPIDLGRNDGRTDYVHDVQVDARGVAWTSGRGGVRGYWTHGLRWDPVRHRLRWASAVDPVPYAGGGIDELAAESTFMHNSFRPVGRRLSDGGTSRHGRPGDLIYVTEEAFEPGCAGDGVLVIASLRGSRGGQGWRSTPERPFRLDTVGTWSVAGQEGSDPDSGSCSAHYFDVRGDVLVQSFYAQGTRFLDVSDPTNPTQIAYHREADAASWQPYWHRGLVYVADNNRGIDILQLTR; from the coding sequence ATGGTGCCTCGGCGTGGCATCGCGCGTTCCGGTCTCGTACTCACCCTCGCCGCGGCGACGGCGTTCTCCGCACCCGCCGCCTTCGCCTGCGACTCCGAGCATGTTCCCGGAGGCGGGCATGCGGCCGCGGCCGAACCGCGCAGCACCCCGGCGACCAGCGAGAGCAAGAACGTCCGCCATCTTGGCAACGTGCCGGACGCGCAGGGCGCGATCTCGATGCAGTTCCTGCAGTACGGCCGGGGCCACCGCAAGCGGGACGTCATGCTGGTCTCCGGCCAGTTCGGGTTGAAGTCCTACGACCTGACCGACGACCCAGCCCGGCCGAAGGCGCTCGGCGAGCTGTCCATGCCGGGGATGTGGGAGACCGAGGACACCGTGGTCGACCCGAAACGCAAGCTGGTGTTCCTGGCAAGGGACCCGCGGGCCTTCGGCGGCAACACGGACAACGGGGAGTCCGGGATCTACGTTGTGGACGCCTCCGACCCGGCGAACCTCAGCACGCTCAGCTATGTGCGGGTGCCGGCCGGGCACACCACGACCTGCGTCAACGACTGCCGGTATCTGTGGACCGGCGGCCCGGCCAAGGCCGATTCGATGCCGGAGGAATGGGGCGGGCGGCCGATCTGGGTGACCGACATCCGCGATCCGCGCAACCCCAGGGTGTTCCCGGAGCCGATCGACCTCGGCCGCAATGACGGCAGGACCGACTACGTGCACGACGTGCAGGTGGACGCGCGCGGCGTGGCGTGGACCTCCGGCCGCGGCGGCGTCCGCGGTTACTGGACGCACGGGCTGCGCTGGGATCCGGTGCGGCACCGGCTGCGCTGGGCGAGCGCGGTCGACCCGGTTCCGTACGCGGGTGGCGGGATCGACGAGCTGGCGGCGGAGTCGACCTTCATGCACAACAGCTTCCGGCCGGTGGGACGGCGCCTTTCCGACGGCGGCACCTCGCGGCACGGCAGGCCGGGCGACCTGATCTACGTCACCGAGGAGGCCTTCGAGCCCGGTTGCGCAGGCGACGGGGTGCTGGTGATCGCCTCGCTGCGCGGCTCGCGGGGCGGCCAGGGCTGGCGCTCGACCCCGGAGCGGCCGTTCCGGCTGGACACGGTCGGTACCTGGAGCGTGGCCGGACAGGAGGGCAGCGATCCCGACAGCGGGAGCTGTTCCGCGCACTACTTCGACGTGCGCGGAGATGTGCTGGTGCAGTCCTTCTACGCGCAGGGCACCCGCTTCCTGGACGTCAGCGATCCCACCAACCCCACGCAGATCGCCTACCACCGGGAGGCCGACGCCGCGTCCTGGCAGCCGTACTGGCATCGTGGCCTGGTGTACGTCGCGGACAACAACCGGGGCATCGACATCCTGCAGCTGACCCGCTGA
- a CDS encoding peptide ABC transporter substrate-binding protein, producing the protein MRRKVRAVLATIVLLATAVACTGERDTPAAPGTFSVALGEPASLLPAEIGDLPGRLVADAVWTPLTAPAAEPGAEPEPLAAESITSTDQRSWTIRLRAGMRFHDGSPVTAQSYVDTWNAVRKEGWPGATVLTEVLRAKEFLATDARTIELVLERPLGQTPLVLGATALLPLPPSVLAAGDWAAFARHPVGNGPYRLAEDWRPGSGARLVRFDDYRGPRSGKAKEIGLRVAADPAAQYELARSGEVDLATEVPGEQHHRMAEDFGDRVLMWPLPELTMLGVPAGDKRFADAASRHAIALAVDRAALAEGPLEHQVDLAGALLPPALPLGHRSGTCRPCNHDPRAATALWEQAGNPATELALRFAAGTGQESWVRPLAEQLGDTLGIAVRPRPVPAAEYQDLLAAGPAEGLFVLSSRLRTRSPQELLAPLLSGAGRTGTGYADQGFDQMMAEAGATAEPGTSGELYRLAENQVLRDLPVIPLWSRHGHAVWGQRLGGVTASPNLAIDLAAVDVPS; encoded by the coding sequence ATGCGCCGCAAGGTCCGGGCCGTGCTCGCCACCATCGTCCTGCTCGCCACCGCCGTGGCCTGCACCGGCGAGCGGGACACGCCTGCGGCGCCGGGCACTTTCTCCGTGGCGCTCGGCGAACCCGCCAGCCTGCTGCCTGCCGAGATCGGCGACCTGCCGGGCCGCCTGGTGGCCGACGCCGTCTGGACACCGCTGACCGCCCCGGCGGCCGAGCCGGGCGCGGAGCCCGAGCCGTTGGCCGCCGAGTCGATCACCAGCACCGACCAGCGCAGCTGGACGATCCGGCTGCGCGCGGGAATGCGCTTCCACGACGGCTCCCCGGTCACCGCTCAGTCCTATGTGGACACGTGGAACGCAGTGCGGAAGGAAGGCTGGCCAGGGGCGACGGTACTCACCGAGGTCCTGCGCGCCAAGGAGTTCCTGGCCACCGATGCACGCACGATCGAGCTCGTCCTCGAGCGCCCGCTCGGCCAGACCCCGCTGGTACTCGGCGCCACCGCGTTGCTGCCGTTGCCGCCGTCGGTGCTGGCGGCGGGGGACTGGGCCGCCTTCGCGCGGCACCCGGTCGGCAACGGCCCCTACCGCCTTGCCGAGGACTGGCGTCCCGGGTCCGGCGCCCGGCTGGTCCGGTTCGATGACTACCGGGGGCCGCGATCCGGCAAGGCGAAGGAGATCGGCCTGCGGGTGGCGGCGGACCCGGCGGCGCAGTACGAGCTGGCCCGCTCGGGCGAGGTGGACCTGGCCACCGAGGTGCCGGGGGAACAGCACCACCGGATGGCCGAGGACTTCGGTGACCGGGTGCTGATGTGGCCGCTGCCCGAGCTGACCATGCTCGGCGTGCCCGCCGGGGACAAGCGGTTCGCCGACGCCGCGAGCAGGCACGCGATCGCACTGGCCGTGGACCGGGCCGCGCTCGCCGAAGGCCCGCTGGAGCATCAGGTCGACCTGGCGGGGGCCCTGCTGCCGCCCGCGCTGCCGCTCGGGCACCGCTCGGGAACCTGCCGCCCGTGCAATCACGATCCGCGGGCGGCCACGGCACTCTGGGAACAGGCGGGAAACCCGGCAACCGAACTGGCGCTGCGTTTCGCGGCCGGGACGGGGCAGGAGTCCTGGGTGCGGCCGCTGGCCGAGCAGCTGGGGGACACCCTCGGCATCGCGGTACGGCCCCGTCCGGTCCCCGCAGCCGAGTACCAGGACCTGCTGGCAGCGGGCCCTGCCGAGGGCCTGTTCGTGCTGTCCAGCCGGTTGCGGACGCGCAGCCCGCAGGAACTGCTCGCGCCACTGCTGTCCGGTGCGGGGCGCACCGGTACCGGCTACGCCGACCAGGGCTTCGACCAGATGATGGCCGAGGCCGGCGCGACCGCCGAACCCGGCACCAGCGGCGAGCTGTACCGCCTCGCGGAGAACCAGGTGCTACGGGACCTTCCGGTGATCCCGCTGTGGTCCCGGCACGGCCACGCGGTCTGGGGCCAGCGTCTCGGCGGGGTCACCGCGAGCCCGAACCTGGCCATCGACCTCGCGGCGGTGGACGTCCCCTCCTGA
- a CDS encoding elongation factor G: protein MSTLNLGILAHVDAGKTSLTERLLHTAGVIDEPGSVDDGSTRTDSLALERARGITIKSAVVSFPVDGTTVNLIDTPGHPDFIAEVERVLHMLDGAVLVVSAVEGVQPQTRVLMRTLRRLRIPTLVFVNKLDRRGARPEWVCRDIAAKLAWPAVAMGSTYGQGGRDCGFTSYQATEPEFAARLTEALAEHEDTVLAAYLGEAPAVSPAALRAELARQTGRALVHPVYFGSAVTGAGVPELITGITGLLPATDGEPDGPVSGTVFKVDRGPTGEQIAYVRMFSGTVRVRDRLSLREGNEGRVTAIEVFDRGGVIGRPAVSAGRIGLLRGLAGIRIGDPIGVSGKDLTRQYFAPPSLETVVVPRDPRQRGALHLALTRLAEQDPLINLRQDDLRAEIAVSLYGEVQKEVIEATLAGEFGIAVAFRETTTICLERPVGSGAAAEVLHEGDNPFLATVGLRVDPAPSGTGVDFRLEVEPGSLPAAFRKAVEETVRQALRQGIHGWEVTDCVVSMTHSGYLARQSHAHGTFDKSMSSTAGDFRNLTPLVLMDALRLAGTAVYEPLHRFRLKLPEDTLGTVTPVLARLDAVPGETRAQGTACLLEGEIPAARVHQLHRQLPGLTRGEGVLESAFDRYRPVRGRAPSRPRTDHNPLNRREYLLNVQRGAPAQSAGAATLKK, encoded by the coding sequence TTGAGTACGTTGAACCTCGGGATTCTTGCCCATGTGGACGCCGGTAAGACCAGCCTGACCGAACGACTGCTGCACACCGCCGGGGTCATCGACGAGCCCGGCAGCGTGGACGACGGCAGCACCCGCACCGACTCGCTCGCACTGGAACGGGCCCGCGGTATCACCATCAAGTCCGCCGTGGTCTCCTTCCCCGTGGACGGCACCACGGTGAACCTGATCGACACGCCGGGACACCCGGACTTCATCGCCGAGGTGGAACGGGTACTGCACATGCTGGACGGTGCCGTGCTGGTGGTTTCCGCCGTAGAGGGGGTGCAGCCGCAGACTCGCGTGCTGATGCGAACCCTGCGGCGGCTGCGGATCCCCACCCTCGTCTTCGTGAACAAGCTGGACCGTCGCGGCGCGCGACCCGAGTGGGTATGCCGGGATATCGCCGCGAAGCTGGCCTGGCCGGCCGTTGCGATGGGAAGCACGTACGGCCAGGGCGGCCGGGACTGCGGCTTCACCTCGTACCAGGCGACCGAACCGGAGTTCGCGGCCAGGCTGACCGAGGCGCTGGCCGAGCACGAGGACACCGTTCTCGCGGCCTATCTCGGCGAGGCGCCCGCCGTCTCCCCGGCCGCGCTCCGCGCCGAACTGGCGCGGCAGACCGGGCGCGCACTGGTGCATCCGGTGTACTTCGGCTCGGCGGTCACCGGGGCCGGGGTTCCTGAGCTGATCACGGGCATCACCGGCTTGCTCCCGGCCACGGACGGCGAGCCCGATGGCCCGGTATCCGGAACGGTCTTCAAGGTGGACCGCGGCCCGACCGGGGAGCAGATCGCCTACGTGCGGATGTTCTCCGGCACGGTACGGGTGCGGGACCGGCTGTCGCTGCGGGAAGGGAACGAGGGGAGGGTCACCGCGATCGAGGTCTTCGACCGGGGTGGCGTGATCGGCCGCCCAGCGGTGTCCGCAGGGCGGATCGGCCTGCTGCGCGGCCTCGCCGGCATCCGGATCGGCGACCCGATCGGTGTCTCCGGGAAGGACCTCACCCGGCAGTATTTCGCCCCGCCGAGCCTGGAAACCGTGGTGGTTCCCCGGGATCCGCGGCAGCGGGGCGCACTGCACCTGGCGCTCACCCGGCTCGCCGAACAGGACCCGCTGATCAATCTGCGGCAGGACGACCTGCGTGCCGAGATCGCGGTCTCGCTCTACGGGGAGGTGCAGAAGGAGGTCATCGAGGCCACCCTGGCCGGGGAGTTCGGGATCGCGGTGGCCTTCCGCGAGACGACCACCATCTGCCTGGAACGTCCGGTGGGCAGCGGGGCGGCGGCCGAGGTCCTGCACGAGGGGGACAACCCGTTCCTGGCGACCGTGGGGCTGCGGGTCGACCCCGCGCCGTCCGGTACCGGGGTGGACTTCCGGCTGGAGGTCGAGCCGGGCTCACTGCCTGCCGCGTTCCGCAAGGCCGTCGAGGAGACCGTACGGCAGGCCCTGCGCCAGGGGATCCACGGCTGGGAGGTCACAGACTGCGTGGTCAGTATGACACATTCCGGCTACCTGGCACGGCAGAGCCACGCGCACGGCACCTTCGACAAGAGCATGTCGAGTACCGCGGGAGACTTCCGCAACCTGACGCCGCTGGTGCTGATGGACGCCCTGCGCCTGGCGGGAACCGCGGTGTACGAACCGTTGCACCGTTTCCGGCTGAAACTGCCGGAGGACACCCTCGGCACGGTCACCCCGGTGCTGGCCCGGCTGGACGCGGTGCCGGGGGAAACCAGGGCGCAGGGCACGGCCTGCCTGCTGGAGGGCGAGATTCCGGCCGCGCGGGTGCACCAGCTGCACCGGCAGCTACCCGGACTGACCCGGGGTGAAGGGGTGCTGGAGAGCGCCTTCGACCGGTACCGGCCGGTTCGTGGCCGGGCACCTTCCCGGCCACGAACCGACCACAACCCGCTCAACCGCAGGGAGTACCTGCTGAACGTGCAGCGAGGAGCCCCAGCTCAGTCGGCGGGTGCCGCCACGTTGAAGAAGTAG